One segment of Triticum aestivum cultivar Chinese Spring chromosome 2A, IWGSC CS RefSeq v2.1, whole genome shotgun sequence DNA contains the following:
- the LOC123189751 gene encoding 2-phytyl-1,4-beta-naphthoquinone methyltransferase, chloroplastic — protein MGTLAAAIPVTAGATAPSRHAGGRRHRPRGSVAVRCSSAADERQALFSRIAPVYDHLNDVLSLGQHWTWKRICVSWSMAKRGDRVLDLCCGSGDLAFLLSQKVGLDGEVMGVDFSWQQLQTAASRQDQRWKACYKNIKWIEGDALDLPFTDRYFDAVTVGYGLRNVVDKPKAMREILRVLKPGSRASVLDFNKSSSFFTASLQSWAINNVVVPLASSYGLTEEYKYLKSSIAQYLTGEELEKLAKEAGFSSAKHYELGGGLMGNLVATR, from the exons ATGGGCACCTTAGCCGCGGCGATTCCCGTGACCGCCGGGGCGACGGCGCCGTCCAGGCACGCCGGCGGAAGACGACACCGCCCCCGCGGCTCCGTCGCCGTGCGCTGCTCGTCCGCGGCCGACGAGCGGCAGGCCCTCTTCAGCCGCATCGCCCCCGTCTACGACCAT CTCAACGACGTGCTCAGCCTGGGGCAGCACTGGACGTGGAAGCGCATCTGCGTCTCTTGGTCAAT GGCGAAGAGAGGGGATCGGGTTCTTGATCTCTGCTGCGGGAGCGGGGATTTGGCGTTCCTTCTGTCTCAGAAGGTCGGCCTAGACGGAGAG GTGATGGGTGTGGATTTCTCATGGCAGCAACTGCAAACTGCTGCTAGCCGTCAGGACCAACGCTGGAAGGCTTGCTACAAGAACATCAA ATGGATCGAGGGCGATGCACTTGATTTACCTTTCACAGACCGTTACTTTGATGCTGTTACGGTTGGTTATGGATTGCGCAATGTGGTGGACAAACCCAAAGCAATGCGAGAGATCCTTAGAGTCCTAAAACCAG GATCACGAGCATCTGTTCTAGATTTCAACAAGAGTTCGTCATTTTTCACGGCATCGTTACAG AGTTGGGCGATCAATAATGTCGTGGTTCCTCTGGCTAGTAGCTATGGACTTACTGAAGAGTACAAGTACTTGAAAAGTTCGATTGCACAGTATCTTACAG GAGAGGAGTTGGAGAAGTTAGCCAAAGAAGCGGGTTTTTCCTCCGCCAAGCACTATGAACTTGGTGGCGGGCTCATGGGGAACCTAGTAGCAACTCGCTGA
- the LOC123189752 gene encoding diphthine methyltransferase produces the protein MDVGSCHLGGNADAVEFCPHRPFRHILAAATYTLQEQAGEEQQQQDRAGTVSLFSVDAGAEDKSRRLRLLNTVETAGVFDMKWSPTAPLLAQADAHGRLVLRRLQHEDGSDEGVVLTDVVAGNISSSMCLYVDWNQNADSLAVALSDGSLSVVPMREDRLEVSEQWTAHQYEVWTCYFDRARPHLLYSGSDDCSFGCWDLRESPSNAVFRNKKTHTMGVCCIA, from the exons ATGGACGTGGGGTCCTGCCACCTCGGCGGCAACGCCGACGCGGTGGAGTTCTGCCCGCACCGCCCCTTCCGCCACATCCTGGCGGCAGCCACGTACACGCTGCAGGAGCAGGCgggagaggagcagcagcagcaggaccGCGCGGGCACCGTATCGCTCTTCTCCGTGGACGCCGGCGCGGAGGACAAGTCCCGACGGCTCCGGCTGCTCAACACGGTGGAGACCGCCGGCGTCTTCGACATGAAGTGGAGCCCCACGGCGCCGCTGCTCGCGCAGGCCGACGCCCACGGACGCCTCGTGCTCCGGCGCCTCCAGCATGAAGACGGCTCGGACGAAG GTGTTGTTCTAACAGATGTGGTTGCTGGAAACATTTCTTCATCAATGTGCTTGTATGTGGACTGGAACCAAAATGCCGATTCCCTGGCCGTTGCATTATCAGATGGTTCACTGTCTGTGGTTCCCATGAGAGAGGACCGCCTGGAGGTATCAGAACAATGGACTGCTCATCAGTATGAAGTTTGGACATGTTATTTCGATCGTGCAAGACCACACTTGTTGTACAGTGGATCGGACGACTGCTCTTTCGGTTGCTGGGATTTGCGGGAAAGCCCATCGAATGCTGTGTTTCGGAATAAGAAGACTCATACTATGGGTGTGTGTTGCATTGCTTAG